A part of Tigriopus californicus strain San Diego chromosome 10, Tcal_SD_v2.1, whole genome shotgun sequence genomic DNA contains:
- the LOC131888140 gene encoding uncharacterized protein LOC131888140: MDLWQCLGIPKEERIDSPQPSRLVRSEDRDIRPKPPIIPGDMRSRRQSLPSGSTIPPTSKSTHSTLPGRTRHMSSRSSRSNTNSNDIKHWGSQLSLRSENSVHELRSRTLRPPSPETLRRSRCNTPSRGRSTTPKPVIPDTKITEAVAPTLDDYLRKPRVVSTFRHGINPQANPPNPSEFHAKRWANYERPPYRNLRLGYFLEGPQGGDGEIIPEILREYYRDTYLTNRL; the protein is encoded by the coding sequence ATGGATCTCTGGCAGTGTCTTGGAATCCCCAAGGAAGAACGAATCGACTCTCCGCAGCCATCCCGATTAGTGAGATCCGAGGACCGCGATATCCGTCCGAAGCCTCCAATCATTCCGGGAGACATGCGATCCCGTCGACAAAGCCTTCCCTCGGGGTCCACGATCCCCCCTACTTCGAAGTCCACCCATTCGACTCTGCCGGGACGGACCCGTCATATGAGCTCCAGGAGTAGTCGGAGTAACACCAACAGTAACGATATCAAGCATTGGGGCAGCCAGCTCTCTCTCCGAAGTGAAAATAGTGTCCACGAGCTGCGGAGTCGAACCCTTAGGCCACCATCTCCGGAAACATTGCGTCGATCGCGTTGCAACACGCCAAGTCGAGGTCGTTCTACCACTCCCAAACCAGTGATTCCGGACACCAAGATTACGGAGGCCGTGGCGCCCACCTTGGACGATTATTTGAGGAAGCCCCGTGTAGTGAGCACTTTTCGCCATGGGATCAACCCACAGGCAAATCCACCCAACCCATCCGAATTTCACGCCAAACGATGGGCCAACTATGAGAGGCCTCCATATCGCAATCTACGCTTAGGATATTTTTTGGAAGGCCCTCAAGGAGGTGATGGCGAGATCATTCCCGAAATCCTGAGAGAGTACTACAGAGATACCTATCTTACCAACCGTCTGTGA
- the LOC131888142 gene encoding uncharacterized protein LOC131888142: protein MSASNILGTPAVKQVLTRLHKSEHEENQLSEKIQKNCVQFDHSKTGALTEDEFFNVIKTQNKIPIEKDELKTILEPLPRTKEGKIKITDFFSIDIHSPSAFNTLDRNKDGFISKGELKLSKKSVPLKDIEQCIKDNDLDKDGVLNLDEFQKSGETARKK from the exons aTGTCGGCATCTAATATTTTGGGAACTCCGGCCGTGAAACAAGTCTTAACCCGACTTCACAAGTCTGAACACGAGGAAAACCAGTTATCAGAGAAGATTCAGAAGAATTGCGTCCAATTCGACCATTCCAAAACGGGCGCCCTGACTGAGGACgaatttttcaatgttataaaaactcaaaacaaaattccgaTCGAGAAGGATGAG CTGAAAACCATCCTAGAACCCCTTCCGAGGACCAAAGAGGGCAAGATCAAGATCACTGACTTCTTTTCCATCGATATTCACTCTCCATCGGCCTTTAAT ACCCTGGACCGAAATAAAGATGGTTTCATCTCCAAAGGTGAGTTGAAATTATCCAAGAAGAGCGTTCCGCTCAAGGATATTGAGCAATGCATCAAAGACAATGACCTCGACAAGGACGGCGTGCTCAATTTGGATGAGTTTCAAAAGTCGGGCGAAACAGCCAGGAAGAAATGA
- the LOC131888141 gene encoding uncharacterized protein LOC131888141 yields MSSSSRSSLHQALGKSALIQLIERQRKQLSESEKMELSRKVESSCNRFDQKGKGRLSVDDLYNVVRLQNKIDTTKDDIRSLVQDLDMDRDQTISIEDFVYMPILSEAVFAAMDKNKDGLVSKGELKMAQKTMTMKELKEIIDSIDENSDGLLTYEEIKAMSKQAYSKKNSKRSRDQDAKSKSKSKSRSRNRTSRDKSNSK; encoded by the exons ATGTCATCGTCATCCCGGAGTTCTCTGCATCAAGCATTGGGCAAATCTGcactgatccaactcattgaGAGACAACGGAAGCAGTTATCGGAGTCCGAGAAGATGGAGTTGAGCAGGAAAGTGGAGTCATCCTGCAATCGCTTCGATCAGAAGGGCAAAGGTCGCTTGAGTGTGGATGATCTGTACAACGTGGTCCGACTTCAAAACAAGATCGACACCACCAAAGATGATATTCGGTCCTTGGTCCAAGACTTGGATATGGATCGGGACCAGACCATCTCGATCGAG GATTTCGTTTATATGCCCATATTATCAGAGGCCGTGTTTGCGGCCATGGACAAGAACAAAGATGGTCTAGTGTCCAAAGGTGAGctcaaaatggctcaaaagaCTATGACCATGAAGGAATTGAAAGAGATCATCGATTCCATCGACGAGAACTCTGACGGCCTTCTCACGTACGAAGAAATCAAGGCCATGTCAAAGCAAGCCTACAGCAAGAAGAACTCCAAACGATCTCGAGATCAAGATGCCAAGTCCAAAAGCAAGAGCAAAAGTCGAAGTCGAAACCGGACATCAAGAGACAAATCCAACTCGAAGTGA
- the LOC131887621 gene encoding uncharacterized protein LOC131887621 → MTQFQRIHHVRLCLLTVITFTSAINARPHHGGPHESGPHSHQSGETAEPRQPREMTSSAMAHPHRRENPAVYQFENPFGQSFNQRMGRSEQAKHHHELPSQTIAERRVATQSLWPSSSSHWADVPSALTKSSDWHQWGGAASAQGDPNSLYGGSDDGGPPQRKRHIQKGAGYGQENSFDDEGDNIELGEDEFSSPGPGQGYEEEGPDGYQGGDVSSFGGPSGFESQGGFEEEQDGYQGSPSGYNSPQGVFEGHHGDFDEEQGGFEGPQGGFEATRFKPSSNRPSYENNYEPQVVDRGSSSPIGHPAGFQSAFPNNFEKFKESVQVETTHPYTNDEESGNGFAPQGFPKNFPSSFPGNIKFQPSSDHVKVTQEFHSNQNFGGPEDYERPQTPPGYNPPSYSVPGQLTPLQRPERDSSPNQFENTVQHGTGESHSYFSHGDFGSKTPSHNGPSHIVPIPQRSSQTFGALPPNYGAPPPSYGGAPPTYGGPPPSYGGPVPNYGGPPXIPQRTHNGPSHIVPIPQRSSQTFGAPPPNYGAPPPSYGGAPPTYGGPPPSYGGPVPNYGGPPSNFGPPPSNFGGPPSPPAYGSHIPSFGGPSSSIPYSGSPPKSFPPKKPKSLKRQPSYSPPPPPSPPSQSFVDPKSFKPIQTKSQFDEIKEIGDDIIDSQFQQFNDRFSSHTKGVDTDEDYHKSDRDEQNFKYNKVNYREPISKVYTHEEPEENIEYGTSYGAVEAYKVGFESDKPHPAHMMLNDEDDAEDKSSVEEDPKQYKPRAGGDYSPYNEEIAKQEEEMNRYRSQAQGEESEDDGYYIPSLPQDEEETDQDSYLKAKNDSNSSKRRSARFDDEDKRRLRQKYRGKNVEAVEDEVDRSGSFSDDDLVDEEEAKRWARMYEWRKKNSE, encoded by the coding sequence ATGACACAGTTTCAAAGGATACACCATGTGAGACTTTGTCTATTGACCGTGATTACATTCACCAGTGCCATCAACGCCCGGCCTCACCATGGAGGGCCCCATGAATCCGGACCTCACTCTCATCAAAGTGGAGAAACGGCAGAACCAAGACAGCCTCGAGAGATGACGAGCTCGGCCATGGCACATCCTCATCGGAGAGAGAACCCGGCAGTGTaccaatttgaaaacccaTTTGGCCAATCCTTCAACCAGCGGATGGGTCGATCTGAGCAAGCTAAGCATCATCATGAGCTACCCTCACAAACTATTGCCGAGAGGCGTGTCGCTACCCAATCACTTTGGCCCAGTAGCTCGTCCCATTGGGCCGATGTTCCCAGTGCCCTGACCAAGAGCAGTGACTGGCATCAATGGGGAGGTGCTGCATCCGCACAAGGGGATCCCAACTCTCTCTATGGAGGATCCGATGATGGCGGGCCTCCGCAACGCAAGCGTCATATTCAAAAGGGTGCCGGTTATGGGCAAGAGAATAGTTTTGATGATGAGGGTGACAATATTGAGTTGGGCGAAGACGAATTCTCCTCCCCTGGCCCGGGTCAAGGATACGAGGAAGAAGGACCTGATGGATATCAAGGCGGGGATGTTTCATCATTTGGCGGACCCTCGGGATTTGAGTCACAAGGCggctttgaagaagaacaagatggATATCAAGGATCACCAAGTGGGTATAACAGCCCCCAAGGCGTTTTTGAGGGACATCATGGAGATTTTGATGAAGAGCAAGGCGGGTTTGAAGGACCACAAGGTGGCTTTGAGGCCACACGTTTTAAACCCTCGTCCAACCGGCCTTCATATGAAAACAACTACGAGCCCCAAGTGGTTGATCGAGGTTCTAGCTCGCCCATTGGACATCCTGCTGGCTTCCAAAGCGCCTTCCCAAATAACTTTGAGAAATTCAAGGAATCCGTCCAAGTGGAAACCACCCATCCCTACACCAATGATGAAGAGTCCGGCAACGGGTTTGCACCGCAAGGATTTCCCAAAAACTTCCCCTCCAGTTTTCCTGGGAACATCAAATTTCAGCCCTCTAGTGACCATGTAAAGGTGACCCAAGAGTTTCATTCTAATCAAAACTTCGGCGGACCAGAGGATTATGAAAGACCCCAAACACCACCAGGGTACAACCCTCCAAGCTATTCCGTACCCGGTCAGCTAACTCCTCTCCAACGCCCTGAGCGCGACTCCTCTCCCAATCAATTTGAGAACACTGTGCAACATGGCACTGGCGAGAGCCACTCCTACTTTTCTCATGGCGATTTTGGGTCCAAGACACCCTCTCACAACGGCCCCAGTCACATCGTTCCTATTCCCCAAAGAAGCTCCCAAACTTTTGGAGCACTCCCACCCAACTATGGCGCACCCCCACCAAGTTATGGCGGAGCCCCACCCACCTATGGTGGACCCCCACCAAGCTATGGAGGACCTGTGCCAAACTACGGCGGACCCCCTTNTATTCCCCAAAGAACTCACAACGGCCCCAGTCACATCGTTCCTATTCCCCAAAGAAGCTCCCAAACTTTTGGAGCACCCCCACCCAACTATGGCGCACCCCCACCAAGTTATGGCGGAGCCCCACCCACCTATGGTGGACCCCCACCAAGCTATGGAGGACCTGTGCCAAACTACGGCGGACCCccttcaaattttggaccTCCCCCGTCTAACTTCGGTGGCCCACCTTCTCCTCCTGCCTATGGAAGTCATATCCCCAGCTTTGGGGGGCCTTCTTCGTCAATCCCTTATAGCGGATCACCGCCAAAATCGTTCCCACCGAAGAAGCCTAAATCCCTCAAGAGACAGCCATCGTACTCCCCTCCCCCTCCACCATCTCCTCCATCTCAATCTTTTGTCGATCCTAAAAGCTTTAAgccaattcaaaccaaatccCAGTTTGACGAGATCAAAGAGATCGGGGACGATATCATTGATTCCCAATTCCAACAATTCAACGACCGCTTTTCCAGCCATACCAAAGGCGTCGACACTGACGAGGATTACCACAAGAGCGACCGAGATGAGCAGAACTTCAAGTACAACAAGGTCAACTACAGGGAGCCCATATCAAAGGTCTACACTCACGAGGAGCCAGAAGAGAACATTGAATATGGGACATCCTACGGAGCTGTTGAGGCCTACAAAGTAGgttttgaaagtgacaaacCACACCCAGCCCACATGATGCTCAACGATGAGGATGATGCTGAAGATAAAAGCTCAGTGGAGGAGGATCCCAAGCAGTATAAGCCTCGCGCGGGCGGGGATTACAGCCCTTACAACGAGGAGATTGCCAAACAAGAAGAGGAGATGAACCGATACCGCAGCCAAGCCCAAggtgaagagagtgaagacgATGGTTACTACATTCCGTCCCTTCCCCAAGACGAGGAAGAGACTGACCAAGACAGCTACTTGAAGGCCAAGAATGACTCCAATTCCTCCAAGCGCCGCTCAGCCCGTTTTGACGACGAGGACAAGAGGAGGCTTCGCCAAAAGTACCGCGGTAAAAACGTGGAAGCTGTCGAGGACGAGGTGGATCGATCCGGATCCTTCTCTGACGACGATCTTGTAGACGAAGAGGAGGCCAAGCGGTGGGCCCGTATGTATGaatggaggaagaagaataGCGAGTAG
- the LOC131888460 gene encoding calpain-B-like: MKATGSLDRIERASSVSSDTSSSTSSSSSSSSDEKDPLLSATIVPKRRSSSLAEDHPDDNADEVEYLYEQDFFTLRAECLKAKKLFEDPEFPPDNDLLRKRSARHFDDLEWLRPHEFVRPDEPILVSDRNEGFDIRVGLDSWFVPAMGAVAESEALLNQVVPQDQGFTAKESYAGIFHFRFWFGRWIEIVVDDRLPIKNGTPLYMKSACVEEFWPALLEKAYAKAKGSYELLNHWMPIDGCIELTGGVPERVRDLPDLLSMDARHADRLFFDLLRASQLGNVILATTAIKTRQTRLCLAEAGQLGLHVKYAYRVTRVAYLGEGQQLIRVKNCSGPLHVNWIGAWHPTDTRWANVSEDIKKELETETYQDGGFWMAYGDFLKYFKTVDICHLNHEVDQDITFHGRWEVGLNAGGVQKGDFKNYSKNPQCFIRLNDCDPSDPDGRCSAVISLMQRREPKSRAKGLNQVGFKVYRVEDHCEELSTQFFAYRRNDGFHKCVAKTPTWQDGRESNIRVRLSPGKYCIIPSTFFPDREGDFILRVHIERYSRETADELMKRPLHAIESVE, from the exons ATGAAGGCGACGGGCTCTCTAGATCGGATCGAACGGGCCTCCTCGGTCTCTTCGGACACCTCGAGTTCGACCTCGTCGTCTTCAAGTAGCTCATCGGATGAGAAGGACCCCTTGCTGAGCGCCACCATCGTACCCAAGCGGAGGTCTTCATCCCTGGCCGAGGATCATCCTGATGACAATGCCGATGAGGTGGAGTATTTGTACGAGCAGGATTTCTTCACCCTCAGGGCCGAATGTCTAAAGGCCAAGAAGCTCTTTGAGGACCCCGAGTTCCCACCCGATAATGACCTCCTCCGGAAACGAAGTGCCAGACACTTTGATGATCTGGAGTGGTTGAGGCCGCATGAGTTCGTCCGACCCGACGAACCCATATTGGTGTCGGATCGGAATGAAGGCTTTGATATTCGAGTGGGATTGGACTCTTGGTTTGTGCCAGCCATGGGTGCTGTGGCCGAGAGTGAAGCCCTTCTCAATCAAGTGGTCCCTCAAGATCAAGGATTTACAGCCAAAGAAAGCTACGCCGGGATCTTCCACTTCAGGTTTTGGTTTGGACGATGGATTGAAATCGTGGTGGACGATCGGCTTCCCATTAAGAACGGCACACCTTTGTACATGAAGTCGGCTTGCGTGGAGGAATTCTGGCCTGCTTTGTTGGAGAAGGCGTATGCCAAGGCCAAAGGCTCTTATGAGCTCTTGAATCATTGGATGCCAATCGATGGATGCATTGAATTGACTGGAGGTGTACCAGAGCGGGTTCGGGACCTACCCGATTTGCTCTCGATGGATGCCAGACACGCTGACCGGCTCTTCTTTGACCTTCTTCGAGCCTCGCAATTGGGAAATGTCATCTTGGCCACAACTGCTATCAAAACCCGACAAACCAGGCTATGTCTGGCGGAGGCTGGTCAATTGGGACTTCACGTCAAGTATGCATATAGGGTCACTCGAGTAGCTTACCTGGGAGAGGGACAGCAGCTTATCCGGGTGAAAAATTGCTCCGGACCTCTTCATGTCAATTGGATTGGAGCATGGCATCCCACCGATACGAGATGGGCCAATGTCTCGGAGGACATCAAGAAAGAGCTGGAAACCGAGACTTACCAGGATGGTGGCTTTTGGATGGCTTACGGAGACTTCctgaaatatttcaag ACTGTGGACATTTGTCATCTGAACCACGAGGTTGACCAAGATATCACGTTTCACGGCCGTTGGGAGGTGGGCCTGAATGCCGGAGGCGTCCAAAAGGGGGACTTTAAGAATTACTCAAAGAACCCACAATGTTTCATTCGCCTCAACGATTGCGACCCAAGTGATCCTGATGGGCGTTGCTCGGCTGTGATATCTCTTATGCAACGACGGGAACCAAAGAGTCGGGCCAAAGGCCTCAATCAG GTTGGATTCAAGGTTTACCGGGTTGAAGATCACTGTGAGGAGCTCTCCACTCAATTTTTTGCCTATAGACGGAACGATGGTTTTCACAAGTGTGTGGCCAAGACTCCCACTTGGCAAGACGGACGTGAATCCAATATTAGAGTCCGACTTTCCCCTGGCAAATACTGCATCATTCCTAGTACCTTCTTTCCCGATCGCGAGGGCGACTTTATTCTCCGGGTTCATATCGAACGATATTCCCGGGAAACGGCCGATGAACTCATGAAACGCCCCTTACACGCTATCGAGTCGGTGGAATGA
- the LOC131888459 gene encoding ubiquitin carboxyl-terminal hydrolase 15-like → MPIGQVYRSPVPPINRVSVISSPFLELDAKQGALIKRNFVVKKKPVDSNEETNGSESPKIQTKKVKIVKKVKVKHKNKENADPTEDHAEQLPSNNQINDQHNNDDSVIVGSEELVNGHTENGIESSPEGDRLLQNGIENQMSDISESVGDLHINGYDNEESDIATNEEIECLAPAKDRINVMEPDPQMNKTSLEENKPELTSEKISDIYEKFHAKDDDDVITPTASEPHIQKIEIPPPKSVITHKPLPYSIADHAKGLKNLGNTCFMNSIIQCLAHSAPILALCQEFALDKVQKVATVGPHTNIKIRSDAKTEGRITSAFANLVKDMWTSNGRDPIGSPQEFKREIGQYASKFLGFEQHDSQELLQYALEGMHSEINRIPPKEKATKNVDAGADENNNSCEPKKYDPDDPEEPNLSASEVGRRWWRQYLKHDSSVLSDLFMGQFRSTLKCTVCSHESVTFEPFWLISVPIPSKGRPRGSNSEGTVKLQDCLDLYVAEESLDGNEKPTCGKCKERQKCVKWYMVERWPKILVIHLKRFAPGERFRSKLSNHVDVPVEYLDLSSYSKSGPAHFDLYGVSNHSGTLHGGHYTAYCRHPYKKDKWHLYNDRAVSSTSKSGVISYEAYLLFFERKENEIEEEIEMASAKLDIPIETNNHPTLQNGNVAAKDDEVTDEDDLEDGDEEW, encoded by the exons ATGCCGATTGGGCAAGTGTACAGAAGCCCTGTGCCACCCATCAATAGGGTGAGTGTTATTTCGTCGCCATTCCTGGAATTGGATGCCAAGCAAGGGGCACTCATTAAAAGAAATTTCGTGGTCAAGAAGAAACCAGTTGACTCAAACGAGGAGACCAATGGGTCCGAGAGCCCGAAAATCCAGACGAAGAAAGTGAAAATCGTCAAGAAAGTCAAGGTGAAgcacaaaaacaaagaaaatgccGATCCTACGGAAGACCATGCTGAGCAATTACCCTCCAATAACCAAATTAATGACCAGCACAACAATGATGATTCCGTCATTGTTGGTTCGGAAGAACTGGTCAATGGGCACACTGAAAACGGGATCGAATCCAGTCCTGAAGGTGACCGATTACTGcaaaatggaattgaaaaccaGATGAGCGACATTTCAGAGAGCGTCGGTGATTTGCATATCAACGGTTATGATAACGAGGAAAGTGATATTGCCACCAATGAAGAGATTGAATGTCTTGCACCAGCCAAAGACCGGATCAATGTTATGGAACCAGACCcacaaatgaataaaacgTCCTTGGAAGAAAACAAGCCGGAATTGACATCGGAAAAAATTAGCGACATCTATGAAAAGTTCCACgcaaaagatgatgatgacgtcaTAACGCCTACCGCATCTGAGCCTCACATACAGAAAATAGAGATCCCACCGCCCAAATCCGTGATAACTCACAAGCCGCTACCATACTCGATAGCAGATCATGCCAAAGGTCTCAAAAACCTCGGGAATACGTGCTTCATGAACTCAATCATCCAATGTTTAGCCCATTCCGCTCCAATATTGGCATTATGCCAAGAGTTTGCCTTGGACAAGGTACAGAAAGTAGCCACGGTGGGCCCGCACACTAATATCAAGATTAGGTCAGATGCGAAAACTGAAGGACGAATCACGAGCGCTTTCGCGAATCTGGTCAAGGACATGTGGACATCAAATGGGAGGGATCCGATTGGATCGCCACAAGAATTCAAGCGCGAAATCGGGCAATATGCTAGTAAATTCTTGGGCTTTGAGCAACATGACTCCCAAGAGCTACTCCAGTACGCTTTGGAAGGGATGCATTCAGAAATCAACCGGATCCCACCTAAAGAAAAAGCTACCAAA AACGTGGATGCAGGCGCTGACGAAAACAATAACTCATGCGAACCAAAGAAATATGATCCGGACGACCCCGAGGAACCCAACCTTTCTGCCTCGGAAGTCGGTCGCCGTTGGTGGCGGCAGTACCTTAAGCATGACAGCAGTGTCTTGAGTGACTTGTTCATGGGTCAGTTTCGATCCACTCTGAAATGCACGGTGTGCTCTCACGAGTCTGTGACTTTTGAACCTTTCTGGCTGATATCAGTGCCCATTCCCAGCAAAGGACGGCCCAGGGGTTCCAACTCGGAGGGAACGGTCAAACTTCAAGACTGTCTTGACCTTTACGTTGCTG AGGAGTCCCTTGATGGCAATGAGAAACCTACATGTGGAAAGTGTaaagaaagacaaaagtgCGTCAAGTGGTATATGGTTGAGCGATGGCCCAAGATTTTGGTCATACATTTAAAGCGATTTGCTCCTGGAGAGCGCTTCAGGTCAAAACTCTCAAATCACGTGGACGTTCCAGTGGAATATCTAGATCTCAG CTCTTACAGCAAGTCAGGACCGGCCCATTTCGATTTGTACGGGGTCTCCAATCACTCGGGAACCCTTCATGGAGGTCATTACACGGCATATTGTCGTCATCCCTACAAAAAGGATAAATGGCACCTATACAATGATCGAGCCGTctcttccacttccaaatcTGGCGTTATTTCTTACGAGGCctatttgttgttttttgagcGGAAGGAAAACGAGATAGAAGAGGAAATAGAAATGGCGAGCGCAAAATTGGATATTCCGATCGAAACAAATAACCACCCAACCTTACAAAATGGAAACGTGGCCGCAAAAGACGACGAAGTAACAGACGAAGACGACCTCGAGGATGGCGATGAAGAATGGTGA